The Pogoniulus pusillus isolate bPogPus1 chromosome 24, bPogPus1.pri, whole genome shotgun sequence DNA segment AGCTGCCCGTCAGTGCCTGGCCCCAGCGCCTCCACCAATGGCTCCCCTACACAGCAGGGTGTGGCCATAGAGCTCCACCCATCCTATCCATCAGGGTGTGGCCCTAGGAGCTCCACCCATCCCATCCATCAGGGTGTGGCCCTAGGAGCTCCACCCATACCATCCATTAGGGTGTGGCCATAGAGCTCCACCCATCCTGTCCATCAGGGTGTGGCCCTAGGAGCTCCACCCATCCCATCCATCAGGGTGTGGCCCTAGGAGCTCCACCCATACCATCCATCAGGGTGTGGCCATAGGAGCTCCATCTATCCTGTCCATCAGGCTGTGGTCATAGGAGCCCCACCCACCACACCTGAGGGTTGTGACCCAGCCACACAGCCCAAGAGGTCCCTGTCCACGCAGACGCTGCCCTCCCCCGGGGGgtctgggcacagcctgctgcaCCCACCTGGCGTGCAGGATGCCCTGGTAGAAGTCGAGCTGGCGCATGAAGCCGGGGTTGGGCAGGACGCCAGGGCGGCAGTGCCGGACGTGGCGCAGTGCCCGTTCCAGAGGCCACCCGAACTCCTTCATGGCGTAGGCCAGCACCGTGGCAGCTGAGCGGCTCAGCCCCATCCGGCAGTGCACCAGCGCCCGGCCCCCGGCAGCCCTGTGGCAGCCGCCTGCGCTGGCACCGAGCTCCCGGGGGTCTCCAAGCGGTCCCAGCCACCTGGGCATCCCTGTGCCACTAGCATTCCTCATGTGCCCACGGACCTCATGCCCCCAGGCTCTCCATGTCCCAGGAGCTCCCCATGTCCCAAAGGCTCCTCAAGAGCCTACGACTTCTTTCCCCACAGGCCATTGCGCCCCACGGCTCCTCATGTGCCCATGGGCTTCATTCCCCAGCACTCCCCACGTTCCCAAGGACCCCTAAGCCCCAGAGCTCCCAgagctcccagtgcttcccacGTCCTCAGTGAAGCCATGTCCCAGACCTCCCAGACCTCCAGATCCCCCAGGTGCCCCCAGAAACCCAATGCCCTCCAGCTCCCAGTGTCCCCATGCCCATCAGCACTTCCATCACCAAGACATCTCCCCATGTCCATCCATTCAcatccccaccccctccagccctgcccctgtgTGTTccccacagcctgtgccagccttggCGTGCCCTGTCCGCACTGACCGGACgcgggagaggaagaggaaggtgtCGTTCCagtgaggcaggagctgggctgcctCCTCGTCGTACACCCTCACGTTCATGTAGGTGAACAGCGCAGGGAAGAAGTTGTCTATCTCCCGTGCCACGTTCAGGATGTGAGTCACCCTGTGGTGCCACAGGCAGTGGGGTACGGTGGGTATGCAGGGCCGGGGGTCTGCCAGCGTTACGTGGGGTGTCCCATGGCTGCTCCCCCTCAgtgacacagccctgctgcagccaccttGCTGCCCACAAGCTTGCCCATGAGCCAGATCCCAGGATGATCCccatgcccaccctgctgggtgTCCTACAAAGGTCTCATGCCCACCCCAGTGAGTGTCCCATGATGACCCCATGGCCTTCTCATCAGTGTCCTTTGGTAACCCACATAcccaccctgctggggcacCTCTTGCTCTCTCTGCCATGATCTCCCCAGATGACCCCATGCCCTCTCCACCATGACACCATGATGTCCCCATCCCACTCCACTGTGCCAAGCTGGATGGCTGTATGCAGCCTCTCTGTGACACCCTAAATGACCTCGTGTCTACCTCACCATGCCACCCCAGACAACCCCACTCAGAAAACCTCATGCCACCCCACCGTGACACTCCAGATAGCCTCTTGCCAACACAGATGACCCCAGCCCCAGGTGACCCTATGCCAACCCATGCCACCCCACACTCACCggttctgctgcagctcctccaagTTGGCTGCATTCCACTCAGAGCCCTGTGTGGTGACATCAGTGAGGGGTGTGGACCTCCTTGCCTACCTCTACCCGCCGTGCCCACCCCACTGCCCACCAGGTAGAGGTGTGGGAAGACATGGGATGGCCGGTCCATCtgtgccagcaccagcagcatctcATTGTCGATGAAGtccttgtgctgtgccaggctgtgccctgtgcgccgctccagctcctcccgcacctgggcacagccaagGGGTGAGGGTCAGCCCTGTCCTTGCTTATCTCTGTCCACAAGCCAAGGTCCTTGCCCCAGCAGGACCCCCTGTTGGCACCCACCTCCTTAGAGGTGACACTCTCCAGGTCAGCGCTGGCCATCACCTCCCGCAGCAGTGCCCGCACCGCCTGTTCCGACAGCTCCGGCACTGCTGGCCTGGCACCCGCATCACTGGGTCACCTACCACCCAGGACACGCCCTGGACAGACCCCACCTCCTCCATGCCCAAGCCCCTCCTTTAAATGCAAGTTCCACCTCCCCATGGGCCTCCTGGTCTGGAAGTCCCACCCATTCTCATTAAGCCCTTCCCACTTCCATTAGGTTCATCCCAGTTCCTTTAACCCCACCCATTTCCAGTACCCCCTCCCAGTCGCATTAACCCCATCCCAGTTCCTTTaacccctcccagtcctgttaACCCATCCCAGTTCCATTAACCCCATCCCAGTTCCTTTAACCCCATCCCAGTTCCTTTAACCCCTCCCACTTCCATTAACCCCATCCCAGTTCCTTtaacccctcccagtcccattaaCCCCATCCCAGTTCCATTAACCCCATCCCAGTTCCTTTTCCCTACCCATTCCCACTAACTCCACCccacctccagcagcccctCCCATTCCCATTAAGCCTATCCCAGTTCCCCAATCCCATCTATTCCCTTTAGCCCCGCCCCTACCCAAACCCCACCCCCTTGCCCCACCTTGCCCCACCCCAACCCACGCTGGCATCTGATTGGCCGCAGGGGGCGGGTGGGGCGGGGCGTACCGGCAGGGCGGGGGCGAGGCAGGGCGCACGGACTCCAGGTCAGCCATTGCCAGCCACTCGttgaggcagctctgctccgATGCCACCGCCGCTGCGTACCCGCGTGCCCAGGCCAGCGCCAGGCCACCGGGGATGTGCCCACCACGGGAGGCAGCCTCGCAGGCAcggtgcagctcctgcagcacggCCCTGGTGCACCGCACATGGCACCGTCGTGCTGGCACCACCATGGCACCACACCCAGCATTACCCGGCACCACTGTGGTATCGCCCTGGCATTATacccagcagcaccatggcATAACCAAGGCACCACatccagcattgctgtggcacCAGATCTGGCattgcacccagcactgccatggcaCTACACCCAGCATCATCATGGCACCACACTGGTACTACCGTGGCACTACACCCAGCATCATCATGGCACCATACTCAGCATCATCATGGCACTACCCTGATGCTACCCTGgcactgcacccagcactgccatggcaccactctggcaccactCTGGAACCAAAGCCAGCATCATGGCATCATGGCATTGCACCCATCACTGCCCCAGAACCATGCTGGCACCATGACCAACACCACCTTGGCACTGcattcaaaaccagcctggaaACACTGTGATACCAATCCAGCACCATGTGGGCACCACTCTAGCACCACTCCCATCACCACTCTGGCATCAACATGTGTCTCCTCCCTGTCACCATGGCCAAGGCACCCCACTGGGGCAGTGCCAGTGTCCCCCTCTGGGTTCAGGCCCCCCTTGCATTTGGGTGCTACCTCCCAGCTCTTTGGTTGGTGACCCACGGCTGTGCTCAAACCCTCCCCACACACCCCACTCCCATGGTGTGCCCATGGTGGTGCCCATGTACCCCATGCCAATGATGGTGCCCATGTCCCCTACACCCACATCCCTTGTGCCCACAGTGGTGCCCACATCCCCTATAACCATGGTGATGCCCACATATCCCAAgcccacagcagtgcccacatTCCCTGTGCCCATAGTGCTACCCACATCCTCAACACTCATGACAGTGGCCACATCCTGTACCCAGGGTGGTGCCCATATCCCTTGTGCCTATGGTGGTACACACATTCTCCATGCCCACAGCAATGCCCACATCCCTTGTGCTCACAGTGGTGCCCACATCTCACATGaccacagcagtgcctgcaccGCCCATAACTGTGGTGGTGTCCATGTCCCTCATGCTGACATTGGTGCCCACATTCCTCAAGCCCATGGTGATGCCCACAtcccctgtgcccacagggccTCGCTCACCACATGGTCTGCACAGAGATGGGTTTGAAGATGCGTGTCTCGCCCCCTGACGTCACGCTGAACCCCCTGGGCACGACAGAGAGACGTGAGGGTGGGCACCAGCTCCACCCAGCCTGCTCAGCCCCCACCCTCCTAAGCCCCCTACCACCCTTACCCATCTCCATCGAGGAAGACCTGGGTGTCGCTCCAGAGGGGCAGCACCATGCCCAGAGTGCAGCAGGTGGCCCTGGGGCGGGCAGAGGTCAGGGGGGTGTGGCCACCCCACCCTGGCACCCCTGCCCCGCCCCGCTCACCCCTCGTGGGCCATGtccatgcccagcagcaccgTCTGCCCCTCGGCCCCCTCCTCCTCGGGTCTCACCACCAGCAGGTACCGCACCCGCCTTGGCCGCGCCGACTCCAGACGCACCgcctggggcaggggcacaggagaCCCGGGTGAGGTttgccccccagtgcccctaagtgccacccagtgcccaTGCAGCAAGCACCTTAGAGGGCAGGCTGGGCCCtatcccatccccatccctatcCCATTTCCCTTTCCCATACTCTTCCTGTCCCCAccttccctgtccccatccataTCCCATTGCCTTCCCCATCCTGTCCCCACTCCCTTCCCATTCCATCCCATCACTGTCACCATCTCAGTCCCTGTCACCATCCCTCCAATATACTTTCCTCCCCCCAATCCCATCCCCATATCTGTCACCATCACTATTCCCTTCTTTGCCTCCATCCCTGTCACCATCCCCATCTCAGTCCCTGTCATCATCCTTCTATCATCCTTGTCCCGCTCTCCATCCCATCCCCATACCTGTCACCATTTCCATCCTTATCCttcatccctgtccctgtcatCATCTTCATCCCCGTCCCTGTCATCATCttcatccccatccctgtcctttTTCCATCCCCATCCCTATTCCCACGATTGCCCCCATCCCAACCCCATGCCAGTGTCCCCCTGTCCCACCAGCCGGATGGCATCCTGTGGCCGCAGCAGCTGCATCATGAGGTGCAGGTGTTGCTCCTGCCGCCCTGGGGCCTGGCCAGGGGGTCCCTCGGGGGGGGGCTCATCCTCCAGCCCCTCCtcggctggcagcagcagggcagcgccCTTCACCATGACAAAACTTTGCCTGGggagggacacacacacacaaaatgtcCTGAATGGGGGGGTCTAGGGTGGGATACCCCCAGAGTGCTCCCCCAAAGGGagaagctgggagcagggggtAGGGCGCAGCTGGGGGGGGGTACCCATGTGTCTCCCCCAACCCTGGTGGCCCATGGGTGTGTCCCCCCGACTGTGGTTTCAGAGTCCCCCTCTCACCGCCgctgcagctgcctgcgccGGGGGGCATCTTCCTCCTGCAAAATATTGGGGGACGGGGGTGGGTGGCACGGCCCCGGGGCACGGACCATGCCAGGAGGATGGCCGCAAGCATCCCGCTTGGGCACCCCTACAGAATTCACTCCCTACCTCCCATGCCCAGCATGGGGCAttggcagggtgccaggggacAGCAAAGGGACACTGGAGGAGGTGGGTCCTGCTGGGGAGTGGGAATTCCGCTGGGGAGGGAAGTTCCCAGGGTGGGTGAGGTGTGGATCCCTGAGGATCACCCCTGGGATGccaactggggggggggggggggctgtccTATCCCTGTGCCCCTCCCCGGTTGTGGGGAATGGATGGCTGGGGCGGTCCTGGGCTGTGCACCTAGGTAAGGCCCAGTGGTTACTGGACGGGGGGAAGGGTGCACTGGGAGCCACTGGGCTAGCAATgggactgggagcactgggaacaACCGGGGATACTGGGAGCAACAGGAGacaccctcccaccccccccttaAACTCCGAGACGGCCCCCACCGAGAGCAGCCAAGACCCCAACAGCATCCAACAACGTGCACTGGGACAAACTGGGCTCCCAGTAAGCTCCCACTGGGAGCACCAGGAGCGGCCGGGCCGCCCCataccccccccctccccatcccgcACACCGCCCTCGCTGGGTGCCGGGGCCGGCCGTTCTCCCCGCTCCCCGCCGTTCCCCGTCCCGGTAGCACCCGCCGGTGCCGATCCCGGTGCAGTCTCGGTGCCAGTTCCGCTGCCCGTCCCGCACTTACCGATGCCCCCCCCGCCGCCCTCCGCACGGTGACCAGCGCCATGCCCCCGCCGCACCAGgaagcgccgccgccgccgtttGCCCCGCCCGAACGGGAACGGGAACGGGAACGGGCACGACCCGACCTGCAGCGGGACTCGGCGTCGTGTCCTACGTGTCCCCCCGATCCCACGGCCGCGGTAGCACCGGATCGGGAACCCCCCGGGAGTGGGACATTCCCTGGGTCCACCGTGCTTGCGCCCCCCACCCCCGGCACTTACCCGGGACCCTCACCCGTGTGGTCTCGCCCCCCGCCCAAGATTTTACCCCAGGATcgagctcccagcccctgagaatccccctccagGTCACCTGCAGGTGGGACCCTCCCCGCGAAGGTCTCCAGCATCTGAGACCCCTCCAGATCACCAGCAAGTAGGACCCCTCCGGAGGGTCCCCAGCTGAGATTCCCCCAAGGTCCTCCTGCAGATGTGGCCCCCAGACCTCCCAGGCCCGCAGCAGGGGAGACACCTCCCAGACATCCCGACCTGGGACCCTCCACGTCCTCAGCAGATGGCACCCCCCCAGATTCACCCTCCAGTGCTTGTGAcactccccagctgcctgcGAGAGGGACGTGTCCCCCCCTACTCCATCAGGATAAGCAACAGGTGGCACCCCACAGGAGGTCCCCAGCAGGTGAGACTCCCTCTCCTAGGTCTGCAGCACTCTGGGTGCCAGCCCAGCCTGACCCCCTGCCTCAGCCGTGTGCCCAGGATCCCCCATCCCACCTCAAACTAGACACCCTCTTCCCATTGCCCTGGCACCCCCCATTCCAAGTTCCTTGCTACCCCTGGGacctccccctccctggagcccttCACCCTGGCATTTGGGTCCCTTGGCTGTGCACACTGGatgccagcctcctcctcccaggaCCCCTCACCCCGTTGTGGGGGAACAGACCTCTGGGTGCCCTGTGGCAGCACCCCCACTCCAAGCCCTCTGTCACCCTGCTGTCCCCCACCAAACAccctctccctgggcagggaggggtccCCAAGAATAAATTAAGCCCCCCACCAGGCAGAGTTGGCACACAGCTgtgtctatatatatatatatatatatatatatatgtatatgttaTGTACATACATCTAGGGGACACCCCCCTGACATTTGGGGACCCCCCCAACTGTACTTCCACACTGGGACAAGGCCTGGTTGGGTCCCAGCCCAGTCCTGCACTGGGATGTCTTTAAATAAGGGACCCCCTGGGGACCCTCTGCCCTGGGTCCATCCTGCCCCTTGTGGGATCAACACTGAGGAAAAATGGGGGGCTCTGGAGTGGGGGCCTTGGGAACAGAGGTgcccctgggggggggggcaaagtgCCACCCCCTGCCCCTACACACACCCTGATCAAGATCCCTGGGCTGAGATTGGAGCCTGGTGGGAGAAGATCTCTGGACTGGGGGTCCCCTGGGGGAGGAGGATCCCTGGATCaatgccctccctcccccaacaTCAGGGAAGGAACCTGCCATGGAGGTGACACCCTGGCACCCCCTGGTGCCCAGGCGTGACTGTGACAAGCTGGGGTGTCCTTGTGCGGAGCGGTACCCACGCCAGGCTGTCACCAAGGAAACATCATGCCAGGTGGTCCCCGGACAAGGTGGGGTGTTCTTGGCCCGCTGTGGGGTGTCCCCCTGCGGGATATGCCTGTCCCCATGCGGGGTGTCCCGGCGTGAGACATCCCTGTCCATGCGGGCATCCCTGTCCCGGTGCGGTGCCCTCACACAAGACATTcattcccctccccacctcggGTCTCCCCACATGAGAAGTCCTCGTTGTCGCGTGGGGTGTCCCCAGGTGGGAGGTCTCCATCTCCACATGAGGTGTCCCCACACCGGATGTCCCCGTTCTTGCGCGGAGCGTCCCCATGTGGGACATCCTAGTCCCGGTGCGGAGTGTCCCCATGTGAGATCTCTCCACCTCTACACGAGATGTCCCCAGATGACACATCCCGGTCCTTGCGTGGGACGGCTGCGCCTCCACGCGGGATGCCCCCACACAGGACGTCCCTGTCGCTGCGTGTCCCCTCCGCTACTTCTCGGTGAGGGAGAGCCGCAGGATGCGCTGcagctcctcatcctcctccctcCGCCGCCGCTCCCGTTCCTCCTGCTCCCGCTCCGAGAGGGCCATGGCCAAGCGCAGCTGCTCCGCGAAGCTGCCATAGCCGGGGGGTACTGGGGGGGTGCCCGTCCCAGTGCCAGTGTCAGGGTCGGTGTCGCCACCACCACCCGCCCCAGGGGGAGTCTCAGCCTCGGTAGGGCCAGCGCTGGGGCCGGCCTGCAGCAGCATGCTCTCCTGCAGGGCCCTGTGGGCGACACCCCCCTTTTAGGCACACCCCAGACCCCCCTTTTAGACACACCCAGAACCTCCCCTTTTAGAGACACTCCAGACCCTCCCTTTTAGACGCACCCAGACCCCTCCTTTTAGATGCACCCCAGATCCCCCCCGTTAGACACACCCAAACTCCCCCTTTTAGATGAACCCCAGACCTCCTTTAGTCACCCCTCAGACCCCTCTCCTTTTAGCCGGACTTGGGGCCCCCCTTATTGACCCACCTCAGATCCCGCCCATTTAACCACACCTTGGACCCCTCCCCTTTAGACCACACCCCAGACCCCTCCCTTTTTGGCCATCCCCCAGATCCCCTCCCCTTTCAGGCACATCTGAGCCCTCCCTTTTTGCCTCATCCCAGACCCTTTTGCCACTTTCCAGATACGCCCCTTTTAGCCACACCCCATGCCCCTCCTTTTGGCCACTCCCCTTTAAGCCACCTCCCCCCGACCCCTTATtggccagccccagccaggtgGGCAGGGCCTCAccgctccagctgctcctcatagggcgGTGGCTCCGCGCCGGGGCGGGTGTTGGTCAGAGCCTCCCAAATGGTCACCTGCGCGGAGGGGCGGGGCTGAGGGGCGGGGTTTATGCCCTCAGGGGCGTGCCCACGGCACAGGAAGGCGTGGCTTGGGCAATCAGGGGTCGGGCGTGGCCGTACCTGGTCGGTCTCGGTGCCCGCgtccagcaggctctgctggatggCGAACTGCAGCAGGTCATCGTCCTCGTCCCGCAGAGGCTCGCTGCGCCCCGCGCCCAGCACGGTGTACCCAGCTGGCACCTCGAACACCCCTGCCTCCACCTCGCATGGGAACGGCCAGCCTGCCGCCCCGCCCGGGCACGGAgcaccctcagcatcacatggCACCCACGGTGTCCCGCAGCACCCCGGGGCATCCCCAGAGTACCTCACGGCATCCCCTGGCACCCCATGGTGTCCCACAGCACCCCGTGGCATCCCTGTAGTACCCCATGACATCCCATGGCATCCTTATAGTATCCCATGACATCCCATGGCATCCCATGGTGTCCCACAGCATTCCTATGGCATCCCCATAGTACTCCATGGCATCCCATGGCACCCTATGGTGTCCCACAGCATCCCATGGCATCCATGTAGTACTCCATGGCATTCCATGGTGTCCCACAGCACCTCATGACATCCCACAGCATTCCTATGGCATCCCCATAGTATCCCCATGGCATCCCATGGAGTCTCACAGCATCCCATAGCATCCTCGTGGCATCCCATGCTGTTGCCATAGCACCCCATGGCATCCCATGATGTTCCATAGTACCCCATGGCACcccacagcaccctgcagccgGGTCACCCCACAGCATTCCACAGCACTCTGCACCCATTGTGCTCATGGGACACTGTGGCACcctgtgcccaccagcactctgcAGCATCCCATGGCACCCTACAGCATCCTGTGCACCCCACAAAACTCCACAGCATCTCACAGGACCCTGCACCCATGGCACATCACATCCACGGGTGCACCCCACAGTGCCCTACATCCTCATCCTGCGGCCACGCCACGCTGTGCCCACAGGCAACCCACAGACCCTGCCCGTGGGCAGCTTGGTCGGTTCCCAGCATCCCCAGTGCACCTGTGCCCAGTGACCTCCCCGCTCTTGCCAGCACCCCACCTCCTGGAGACCCCCCAAgcacagggcacccccagcagcctcacCTCTGGGCCCAGCAGGTTGGGTGCCGGTGGGGTTGGTGCTGGgagggtgggtgccagggggctgggtgggggcACAGACCCGCACGGAGCCCAGCGGCTGGTCGCAGCCGCAGAGGTTGCTGAAGGTGATGCGGGCATTGAGGACGTGGAAGAGAGGGATCTCTGCGGGGGGGCACAGGGGTCAGCGGTGccaccctgctgtgggcaccctGCGCCACCCAGCTCCACCCTGCCCCACCCTCACCGATCTTGACGGGGAAGCCAGGGGGCAGCTTGAGGGTGATGAAGTCGCGCAGCTTGGCGAAGTGGGCATTGGAGATGGCCATGAGGTCGATGATGGGCGtcacctgctctgccagggacaGCGGGTGCTGCTCGCACAGCCACAGCGTCGCCTTGAACCTGCACGGGCACCGGCCTGGGTGTGGGCACCCTGCCAGCGCCACGTCCCCTGGCACCCCGCCACTGCCCGTCAGGGCTTGACACCTAGTGCCATGTCTCATGGGACTCCACTAACACCCCCGTGGGTCCTGACACTCAGTGCCACATCCCCTGAGACCATGCCACCACCTCTATGGGTCCTTTCACCCTGGTGCCACATCCCCTGGGACCTTGTCACCACCCCCAAAGGGCCTCACACCCTGGTGCCCCATCTCTGGGACCCCATCACCACCCCCAAGGATCCTGCCACCCTGGGGCCATGCCACCACCCCACAACATTTCATAATCCTGCATCAACTCCCTGCCACCCTGGTGCCACACCCCTGGGCCCGTGTCACCCTGGGGTGGTGACCTCACCTCTGCACCTTGCTGGACATCTCGATGGGGCGCCCGATGTTGCGGGTCTCCAGGTCGAAGTGGGGGTCAAAGTACTCCTCGGGGgtgatggcagtggggttggtggggctggcagcctgtggcacgGGCACCTGTGGTGACACTGGCACCCTCAGCCCTGTTGCTGGGGTCCCACAGCAGTGGGGTGGTGCACCCCAACCTCCCAGGagaccccagccctggccactcacCCCATTGTGGGTGCCATGCTGCTGTGCGATGCCCAGGAAGGAGTGGAAGGGGGTCTTGGAGCCTGGATTGGGAGAGAGGTGGGTGCTGGTGTGGgaatgggcaggggcaccttggCACCCTGTGTCTGCCTGAATGATGACACACACCTGATGGGTGACAACCAGCACCCACAGTGCCCCACACCTGACATGTcacacccagcacccacagggTCCCACACCTGAGGGGGCACACCCAACACCCACAGGGTCCCACACCTGACATGTTACACCCAGCACCCACAGTGCCCCACACCTGACATGTCACGCCCAGCACCCACACGGTCCCACACCTGAGGGGGCACACCCAACACCCACAGGGTCCCACACCTGAGGGGGCACACCCAACACCCACAGTGCCCCACACCTGACATGTCACGCCCAGCACCCACACGGTCCCACACCTGAGGGGGCACACCCAACACCCACAGGGTCCCACACCTGACATGTcacacccagcacccacagTGCCCCACACCTGACATGTCACGCCCAGCACCCACAGGGTCCCACACCTGAGGGGGCACACCCAACACCCACAGGGTCCCACACCTGACATGTCACGCCCAGCACCCACAGGGTCCCACACCTCATGTGTGGCACCACACATGGCGTCCCACACCCAGCATGGCACCCAACACCTGACACCAGTGCCACCAGAAAAGGGGTGGGCCTTGCACTAGGGGGTGGGCCTTGCACCCGGAGGGGCTTCCCTgattggccagcagggctgtcaCCTTTGCAGCGTGACTTGTCCTGGTCAGAGAGGTGCTCGGTCCTGGTCTTGGTGACCAGCTCCACGTTGCTGGCGCTGTAGACCTGCCGGGGGACAGGatcagccctgctgggcactggggggtTCCCTCTGTCCCCCCCTCGGCCGTGCCCACCTTGGCCTCGTAGCCGCTGACCACCTCCATCTTCTCCGAGCGCCAGCCCCAGATGCCAGACTTGTTCCTGGCGGGGAGGGGGTGGTGTCAGGTCCCCACGGGGGGGC contains these protein-coding regions:
- the ANKRD13D gene encoding ankyrin repeat domain-containing protein 13D isoform X2, producing MARPADTFPLHRLVWHNRHQALDSALRSGTHDVELTDPRGRTPLELAVSLGHLESVRVLLRHNANVGRENANGWTVLQEAVSTGDPEMVQLVLQYRDYQRATRRLAGIPELLSKLRRASDFYVEMKWEFTSWVPLVSKVCPSDVYRVWKRGESLRVDTTLLGFEHMTWQRGRRSYIFKGEEEGAVVMEVDHDKQVVYTETLALALHEPDLLLAAMQPSEEHVAGRLTSPIVSTHLDTRNIAFERNKSGIWGWRSEKMEVVSGYEAKVYSASNVELVTKTRTEHLSDQDKSRCKGSKTPFHSFLGIAQQHGTHNGVPVPQAASPTNPTAITPEEYFDPHFDLETRNIGRPIEMSSKVQRFKATLWLCEQHPLSLAEQVTPIIDLMAISNAHFAKLRDFITLKLPPGFPVKIEIPLFHVLNARITFSNLCGCDQPLGSVRVCAPTQPPGTHPPSTNPTGTQPAGPRGWPFPCEVEAGVFEVPAGYTVLGAGRSEPLRDEDDDLLQFAIQQSLLDAGTETDQPRPSAQVTIWEALTNTRPGAEPPPYEEQLERALQESMLLQAGPSAGPTEAETPPGAGGGGDTDPDTGTGTGTPPVPPGYGSFAEQLRLAMALSEREQEERERRRREEDEELQRILRLSLTEK
- the ANKRD13D gene encoding ankyrin repeat domain-containing protein 13D isoform X4; its protein translation is MARPADTFPLHRLVWHNRHQALDSALRSGTHDVELTDPRGRTPLELAVSLGHLESVRVLLRHNANVGRENANGWTVLQEAVSTGDPEMVQLVLQYRDYQRATRRLAGIPELLSKLRRASDFYVEMKWEFTSWVPLVSKVCPSDVYRVWKRGESLRVDTTLLGFEHMTWQRGRRSYIFKGEEEGAVVMEVDHDKQVVYTETLALALHEPDLLLAAMQPSEEHVAGRLTSPIVSTHLDTRNIAFERNKSGIWGWRSEKMEVVSGYEAKVYSASNVELVTKTRTEHLSDQDKSRCKGSKTPFHSFLGIAQQHGTHNGVPVPQAASPTNPTAITPEEYFDPHFDLETRNIGRPIEMSSKVQRFKATLWLCEQHPLSLAEQVTPIIDLMAISNAHFAKLRDFITLKLPPGFPVKIEIPLFHVLNARITFSNLCGCDQPLGSVRVCAPTQPPGTHPPSTNPTGTQPAGPRGWPFPCEVEAGVFEVPAGYTVLGAGRSEPLRDEDDDLLQFAIQQSLLDAGTETDQVTIWEALTNTRPGAEPPPYEEQLERALQESMLLQAGPSAGPTEAETPPGAGGGGDTDPDTGTGTGTPPVPPGYGSFAEQLRLAMALSEREQEERERRRREEDEELQRILRLSLTEK
- the ANKRD13D gene encoding ankyrin repeat domain-containing protein 13D isoform X3 → MARPADTFPLHRLVWHNRHQALDSALRSGTHDVELTDPRGRTPLELAVSLGHLESVRVLLRHNANVGRENANGWTVLQEAVSTGDPEMVQLVLQYRDYQRATRRLAGIPELLSKLRRASDFYVEMKWEFTSWVPLVSKVCPSDVYRVWKRGESLRVDTTLLGFEHMTWQRGRRSYIFKGEEEGAVVMEVDHDKQVVYTETLALALHEPDLLLAAMQPSEEHVAGRLTSPIVSTHLDTRNIAFERNKSGIWGWRSEKMEVVSGYEAKVYSASNVELVTKTRTEHLSDQDKSRCKGSKTPFHSFLGIAQQHGTHNGVPVPQAASPTNPTAITPEEYFDPHFDLETRNIGRPIEMSSKVQRFKATLWLCEQHPLSLAEQVTPIIDLMAISNAHFAKLRDFITLKLPPGFPVKIEIPLFHVLNARITFSNLCGCDQPLGSVRVCAPTQPPGTHPPSTNPTGTQPAGPRAGWPFPCEVEAGVFEVPAGYTVLGAGRSEPLRDEDDDLLQFAIQQSLLDAGTETDQVTIWEALTNTRPGAEPPPYEEQLERALQESMLLQAGPSAGPTEAETPPGAGGGGDTDPDTGTGTGTPPVPPGYGSFAEQLRLAMALSEREQEERERRRREEDEELQRILRLSLTEK
- the ANKRD13D gene encoding ankyrin repeat domain-containing protein 13D isoform X1; the protein is MARPADTFPLHRLVWHNRHQALDSALRSGTHDVELTDPRGRTPLELAVSLGHLESVRVLLRHNANVGRENANGWTVLQEAVSTGDPEMVQLVLQYRDYQRATRRLAGIPELLSKLRRASDFYVEMKWEFTSWVPLVSKVCPSDVYRVWKRGESLRVDTTLLGFEHMTWQRGRRSYIFKGEEEGAVVMEVDHDKQVVYTETLALALHEPDLLLAAMQPSEEHVAGRLTSPIVSTHLDTRNIAFERNKSGIWGWRSEKMEVVSGYEAKVYSASNVELVTKTRTEHLSDQDKSRCKGSKTPFHSFLGIAQQHGTHNGVPVPQAASPTNPTAITPEEYFDPHFDLETRNIGRPIEMSSKVQRFKATLWLCEQHPLSLAEQVTPIIDLMAISNAHFAKLRDFITLKLPPGFPVKIEIPLFHVLNARITFSNLCGCDQPLGSVRVCAPTQPPGTHPPSTNPTGTQPAGPRAGWPFPCEVEAGVFEVPAGYTVLGAGRSEPLRDEDDDLLQFAIQQSLLDAGTETDQPRPSAQVTIWEALTNTRPGAEPPPYEEQLERALQESMLLQAGPSAGPTEAETPPGAGGGGDTDPDTGTGTGTPPVPPGYGSFAEQLRLAMALSEREQEERERRRREEDEELQRILRLSLTEK